The following proteins are encoded in a genomic region of Dethiosulfovibrio faecalis:
- a CDS encoding class I SAM-dependent methyltransferase, with amino-acid sequence MKDGQRIRDFWEERSSMGEVAGSNDFLMKKLEEKKIMEYMRDGIDVLDVGCGNGITCMEIASKFKLNICGVDFSEGMIKEAYKNIKNADLLGDVRFYVSDVASIEDSPKYDIIYTERCLINLPSWEEQKDAMYKIFSLLKKDGLFLMCENSSEGLDEINLFRSSLGLDEIKKPWHNRYFFDSEIESVDCPGVKLEFIENFSSTYYFLSRVINAWMAKEDGKSPSYDAPINKLALDLPPLGLKGQVRLWGWRRL; translated from the coding sequence ATGAAAGACGGACAGAGGATAAGAGATTTTTGGGAAGAGCGATCCTCGATGGGAGAAGTTGCTGGCTCCAATGATTTTTTAATGAAAAAACTAGAAGAAAAAAAAATAATGGAGTACATGAGAGATGGAATCGACGTTCTAGATGTCGGTTGCGGTAACGGTATTACCTGTATGGAGATAGCTAGTAAATTCAAGCTGAACATATGTGGAGTTGACTTCTCTGAGGGTATGATAAAGGAGGCGTATAAAAATATCAAGAATGCCGATCTTCTCGGTGATGTTAGGTTTTACGTCTCTGATGTCGCATCCATCGAAGATAGCCCTAAATACGATATTATTTATACCGAGAGATGTCTTATTAACTTGCCCTCCTGGGAGGAACAAAAGGATGCAATGTATAAGATATTTTCTTTGCTAAAAAAAGACGGCCTTTTCCTCATGTGCGAAAACAGCTCTGAAGGCCTGGACGAGATTAATCTGTTCAGATCCTCTTTAGGTTTGGACGAGATAAAAAAGCCCTGGCATAACCGCTACTTTTTTGATTCAGAAATAGAGTCCGTTGATTGCCCTGGGGTAAAGCTTGAATTCATAGAGAACTTTAGTTCTACCTATTATTTTTTGAGCAGGGTTATTAATGCTTGGATGGCTAAAGAGGATGGAAAAAGTCCATCTTATGATGCCCCGATAAATAAGCTAGCCCTTGATCTCCCCCCCTTGGGCTTAAAAGGCCAGGTTAGGCTTTGGGGTTGGAGAAGGTTATAG
- a CDS encoding N-acetylneuraminate synthase family protein, which yields MTDSILMAGRPVGEKHPCFIIAEVGANHNRSYDLALRHIDAAVEAGADAVKFQIYSADTLFSKKTPVHSSYNKDLHTLISEIETPRDWLPGLASYCKEKGILFFATPFDHKAVNELDEVSDFFKIASFEIVDLDLLGYCASKGKPMIISTGLANMEEIQDAYITCRNAGNEQVIFLQCASVYPAPAHIMNLRSMETIRRAFGTAVGLSDHTPGVHVSVAAVAMGASVVEKHFTLDRSMEGPDHPFAIEPGELKELVRQIRDVESAMGDGRKLGPSEEEMEFYEKGRRSLHASCDIPAGTVITEDMLTCKRPGYGIFSKHKKNVIGRTAKNDIEKDEWLLWGMFI from the coding sequence ATGACGGACTCTATACTCATGGCAGGAAGGCCTGTAGGCGAAAAACACCCCTGCTTCATAATAGCGGAGGTAGGGGCGAACCACAATCGTTCCTACGACCTGGCCTTACGACACATAGACGCCGCTGTCGAGGCTGGGGCTGATGCGGTCAAATTTCAGATATACTCGGCTGATACTCTTTTTTCTAAAAAAACACCGGTTCACTCCAGCTACAACAAAGATCTCCATACCCTCATATCGGAGATAGAGACCCCAAGGGACTGGCTTCCTGGCTTGGCCTCCTACTGCAAGGAAAAGGGCATCCTCTTTTTTGCCACTCCCTTTGACCATAAGGCTGTTAACGAGTTGGACGAGGTGAGCGATTTCTTCAAGATCGCCTCCTTCGAGATAGTGGACCTAGATCTGCTGGGCTACTGTGCCTCAAAAGGCAAGCCTATGATAATATCCACTGGCCTTGCCAACATGGAGGAGATACAGGACGCCTACATCACTTGTCGCAACGCCGGAAACGAGCAGGTCATCTTTCTCCAGTGTGCCTCAGTCTATCCTGCTCCGGCCCATATAATGAACCTCCGGTCCATGGAGACCATCCGTAGGGCTTTCGGCACCGCTGTGGGGCTTTCGGACCACACCCCCGGGGTCCACGTTTCCGTGGCCGCCGTGGCTATGGGGGCCTCCGTCGTGGAGAAACACTTCACCTTGGACAGGTCCATGGAGGGACCGGACCATCCCTTTGCCATAGAGCCAGGGGAGCTAAAGGAGCTGGTCCGTCAGATCAGGGACGTGGAGTCCGCCATGGGAGACGGCAGGAAGCTAGGCCCTTCCGAAGAGGAGATGGAGTTTTACGAGAAGGGCAGAAGGAGCTTACATGCCTCTTGCGATATTCCAGCAGGAACTGTGATAACAGAGGACATGTTAACCTGCAAAAGACCTGGCTATGGGATATTCTCAAAACACAAGAAAAATGTAATTGGCAGGACGGCAAAGAACGATATAGAGAAAGATGAATGGTTATTATGGGGGATGTTTATATGA
- the pseF gene encoding pseudaminic acid cytidylyltransferase, which produces MITALIPARGGSKRIPGKNIRPFWGKPIMAYSIEAAVKTGLFDKVIVSTDDEKIADVARSYGAEVPFIRPERLSDDHTGTDAVVRHCLEWHEKRGDIVTHICCIYATAPFVQAEDITKGYEKVCEEGAVSSFSVTPFEYPIYRGLKLSKGGHVEMIWPEYQSSRSQDLPEAYHDAGQFYWLNVSEMPEEGPLFFSRNARPVILPSWRVQDIDTLDDWKRAEQIFRMIEKKNEE; this is translated from the coding sequence ATGATAACAGCCCTGATCCCCGCCAGAGGGGGAAGCAAGAGAATACCGGGTAAAAATATACGACCATTTTGGGGCAAACCGATAATGGCTTACTCCATAGAGGCCGCTGTGAAAACAGGTCTTTTCGACAAGGTGATAGTCTCGACGGATGACGAAAAAATAGCCGACGTAGCTCGTTCCTACGGTGCCGAAGTTCCCTTTATCCGTCCGGAAAGACTATCGGACGACCATACCGGAACCGATGCGGTCGTCCGTCACTGCCTGGAATGGCATGAAAAACGAGGAGACATCGTCACCCATATATGCTGTATATACGCCACGGCCCCGTTCGTACAGGCAGAGGATATAACAAAAGGATATGAAAAAGTTTGCGAAGAGGGAGCGGTATCCTCCTTCTCCGTCACCCCCTTCGAATATCCAATATACCGTGGATTGAAGCTCTCCAAGGGCGGCCATGTGGAGATGATCTGGCCGGAATACCAGTCCTCGAGATCGCAGGATCTGCCGGAGGCATACCATGATGCGGGGCAGTTTTACTGGCTGAACGTATCGGAGATGCCAGAAGAGGGCCCCCTCTTCTTCAGCCGAAACGCCAGGCCCGTCATATTGCCGTCCTGGAGAGTTCAAGACATAGACACGTTGGACGACTGGAAAAGGGCAGAGCAGATATTCCGTATGATAGAGAAAAAAAACGAAGAGTAA